A genomic stretch from Pontivivens ytuae includes:
- a CDS encoding gamma-glutamylcyclotransferase: MDLTQLWVFGYGSLMWNPGFAHAERQVAELPGFRRSFCMRSVEHRGTPEAPGLVLALEEHAGTSCRGVAFRPEASAAEQTLAYLRERELVTSAYLETAQEVHLDDGRRVTALTYVMDPHHVQYAGGLPLAEQAEIIARSTGGRGPNADYLFATVDALKELDIADVELEELGRRVAAHPKINGRRAAATR; the protein is encoded by the coding sequence ATGGACCTCACGCAACTCTGGGTATTCGGCTACGGCTCGCTGATGTGGAACCCCGGCTTCGCCCATGCCGAGCGGCAGGTTGCCGAGCTGCCAGGCTTTCGCCGCTCGTTCTGCATGCGCTCTGTCGAGCATCGCGGCACGCCGGAGGCTCCAGGCCTCGTGCTGGCGCTGGAGGAACATGCCGGCACGTCCTGCCGCGGCGTCGCCTTCCGTCCGGAGGCCAGCGCGGCGGAGCAGACGCTCGCCTATCTGCGGGAGCGGGAGCTGGTGACGTCAGCTTATCTGGAGACCGCACAGGAGGTACATCTCGACGACGGGCGGCGCGTGACGGCGCTCACCTACGTGATGGACCCGCACCACGTGCAGTACGCCGGCGGGCTGCCGCTCGCTGAACAGGCAGAGATCATCGCACGCTCCACCGGCGGTCGGGGACCGAACGCCGACTACCTCTTCGCCACAGTGGATGCGCTGAAGGAGCTCGATATCGCCGATGTCGAGCTGGAGGAGTTGGGCCGCCGGGTGGCGGCCCATCCGAAGATCAACGGGCGGCGAGCTGCCGCGACACGATAG